Proteins encoded in a region of the Marinococcus sp. PL1-022 genome:
- the trmB gene encoding tRNA (guanosine(46)-N7)-methyltransferase TrmB, translating to MRLRHKPWAHEFLQEHPELVVTKAEQVNKNWKKRFGNGQPVHLEVGTGKGKYLSDNSIKHPDINFIGMEMYESVLATGVQRALFKQPENLAFIHGDVRHLMEYFEPSSVETLYINFTDPWPKKRHEKRRLTHPDFLELYKQILVPGGTVQMKTDNQGLFEYSLSSLSTFGFALRKVRLHLHESEEAKGNVMTEYEEKFYAKGEPIYFTEAVRP from the coding sequence ATGAGACTCCGTCATAAGCCTTGGGCTCACGAGTTTTTACAGGAACACCCGGAGCTGGTGGTCACAAAAGCGGAACAGGTGAATAAAAACTGGAAAAAAAGGTTTGGAAATGGCCAGCCTGTCCATTTGGAAGTAGGTACAGGCAAAGGTAAATACTTAAGTGATAATAGTATCAAGCATCCGGACATTAATTTTATCGGAATGGAAATGTATGAAAGTGTTCTTGCGACAGGGGTCCAGCGTGCTTTATTCAAGCAGCCGGAAAATCTTGCTTTCATACACGGGGATGTGCGCCATTTAATGGAATATTTTGAGCCTTCTTCCGTGGAAACTCTTTATATTAACTTTACCGACCCCTGGCCGAAAAAGCGCCATGAAAAGCGCCGGCTGACGCATCCTGATTTTCTGGAGCTATATAAACAGATTCTGGTGCCCGGGGGCACGGTGCAGATGAAAACTGACAATCAGGGGCTGTTTGAATATTCCCTTTCCTCTCTTTCCACCTTCGGTTTTGCTCTAAGAAAAGTGCGTCTTCACCTCCATGAAAGTGAAGAAGCAAAGGGAAATGTGATGACAGAATATGAAGAGAAATTTTATGCGAAGGGAGAGCCTATTTACTTTACAGAAGCGGTAAGGCCGTAA
- a CDS encoding YtnP family quorum-quenching lactonase, with product MNQLTIGNYTITWLEGGVTNMDGGAVFGVVPKPLWSKKYPVNDNNQVPMPTDPLLIQGEGRNILVDAGLGNGRLSKKQQRNYGVTEESNVEQSLRDMNLYASDIDAVLMTHMHFDHASGLAREEQGQSVPVFRNAVIHVSETEWEEMKNPNIRSGNTYWEKNWKPVAHQVETFESELQLTENIRMVHTGGHSAGMSIILIEDESSTLIHMADNMPTHAHQNVLWVTAYDDYPMDSVYMKEHYMNWGCQRHAWFTFYHDELYRALKFNPSGEVVEAVTREKLNNS from the coding sequence ATGAATCAGTTAACCATTGGTAATTATACAATTACATGGCTTGAAGGCGGAGTGACCAACATGGATGGGGGCGCTGTGTTCGGTGTGGTCCCAAAACCCCTCTGGTCCAAAAAATATCCGGTGAATGATAACAATCAGGTGCCGATGCCGACCGATCCGCTGCTTATTCAGGGCGAGGGCAGAAACATACTGGTTGATGCTGGCCTCGGAAATGGCCGGCTCAGCAAAAAGCAGCAGCGGAACTACGGCGTAACGGAAGAATCCAATGTTGAGCAGAGCTTGAGGGATATGAACCTTTACGCCTCGGATATTGATGCTGTATTGATGACGCACATGCACTTTGATCATGCTTCGGGGCTTGCCCGTGAGGAACAGGGACAGAGTGTTCCGGTGTTTCGAAATGCTGTCATTCATGTATCGGAAACGGAGTGGGAGGAAATGAAAAATCCAAACATCCGTTCAGGAAATACGTACTGGGAAAAGAACTGGAAGCCGGTAGCCCACCAGGTGGAGACGTTTGAGTCAGAGCTTCAGCTTACCGAAAATATACGGATGGTTCATACGGGCGGCCACAGCGCCGGAATGAGCATTATCCTGATTGAAGATGAAAGCAGCACGCTGATTCATATGGCTGATAATATGCCGACGCATGCCCATCAGAATGTTCTCTGGGTGACGGCTTATGATGACTACCCGATGGATTCGGTGTATATGAAAGAACACTACATGAACTGGGGCTGCCAGCGTCATGCATGGTTTACGTTCTACCACGATGAACTGTATCGTGCTTTGAAGTTTAACCCCTCGGGAGAAGTGGTTGAAGCAGTAACCCGGGAAAAGCTGAATAACAGCTGA
- a CDS encoding DeoR/GlpR family DNA-binding transcription regulator, with amino-acid sequence MLHTERRETIIEILKTKDTASIHELVELTGASEATVRRDLSKLESDEQIKRIHGGASLSRRRRNEPTIAEKSSVNQWEKKKIAEAAASLLEPGECLFLDAGTTTLEMIPYLADRDLVVVTNGIPHVPLLLERGIETYVIGGKGKQGTGALVGIKAIEALKEFCFDACFLGINGVHPVHGYTTPDPDEAVVKRTALDLAERSYVLADHSKVGSITFANIGELALAEVITSDRLRDDERTNLKKYTDVKVVST; translated from the coding sequence ATGCTTCACACGGAGCGCAGGGAAACAATCATCGAGATTTTAAAAACTAAAGATACTGCCTCCATTCATGAACTGGTGGAATTAACCGGTGCTTCAGAAGCAACAGTTCGAAGAGACTTATCCAAACTGGAATCTGATGAGCAGATTAAACGGATACACGGAGGAGCTTCTCTCTCCAGGCGCCGCCGAAATGAGCCGACTATCGCAGAAAAGAGCAGCGTAAACCAGTGGGAAAAGAAAAAGATTGCAGAGGCTGCAGCATCCCTGCTTGAACCTGGCGAGTGCCTTTTTTTAGACGCCGGGACGACGACCCTGGAGATGATTCCTTATTTGGCGGACCGGGATCTTGTCGTAGTTACCAATGGTATTCCGCATGTGCCGCTTTTGCTTGAAAGAGGCATTGAAACGTACGTTATCGGAGGCAAAGGCAAGCAGGGAACAGGGGCACTGGTAGGAATTAAAGCTATAGAAGCACTGAAGGAATTTTGTTTTGACGCCTGCTTTCTAGGCATTAATGGCGTACATCCCGTTCACGGGTATACAACCCCGGATCCGGATGAAGCAGTGGTTAAACGGACAGCGCTCGACCTTGCGGAAAGGAGCTATGTGCTGGCAGATCATTCGAAGGTTGGTTCCATTACGTTTGCAAACATTGGTGAACTTGCTTTAGCGGAAGTGATTACGTCGGACAGACTGCGGGACGATGAACGGACAAACTTGAAGAAATACACAGATGTGAAGGTCGTGAGTACATGA
- the pfkB gene encoding 1-phosphofructokinase: protein MIYTVTLNPAIDYVIELEEFIPGSIHRSKNDLKYPGGKGINVSRVLQRLGQQSTALGFVGGFTGRYIEESLENENIQTDFVQVEEDTRINVKIRGGQESEINGASPGVSREDVEALYQKLDVLTQEDELILAGSVPSSLSHSIYLEMMERVKNKGVRVYLDTSGEALGEALKGRPYFVKPNHLELAELYEVEVNSVEDAAVYGRKLLEDFDIEHVVISMAGEGAVYINKSQTLHASVPKQKAVNSVGAGDSLVAGFAAGITERLAPDQVLNKAVASGSATAFSETFCTKEEVEELSQKITIRSLESEETNQA, encoded by the coding sequence ATGATATACACAGTAACGCTGAACCCGGCGATTGATTACGTGATAGAGCTGGAAGAGTTTATTCCGGGCAGTATCCACCGCTCGAAAAATGATTTGAAATATCCGGGGGGCAAAGGTATTAACGTTTCGAGAGTGCTGCAAAGACTCGGACAACAGTCTACTGCATTGGGTTTTGTAGGCGGCTTTACCGGCCGTTATATTGAAGAAAGCCTGGAAAACGAAAATATCCAAACAGATTTTGTGCAGGTTGAAGAGGACACAAGAATTAATGTTAAAATTCGCGGCGGTCAGGAATCAGAAATTAACGGGGCTTCCCCGGGCGTCTCGCGCGAAGATGTGGAAGCGCTGTATCAGAAGCTGGATGTGCTTACGCAGGAAGATGAATTAATACTCGCGGGCAGCGTGCCTTCTTCTCTTTCTCACAGCATTTATCTGGAGATGATGGAGCGGGTGAAAAATAAAGGAGTCCGGGTATATTTGGACACGAGCGGAGAAGCGCTCGGCGAGGCATTGAAAGGCCGTCCTTATTTCGTTAAGCCGAACCATCTTGAACTGGCAGAATTGTACGAAGTGGAAGTAAACAGCGTAGAAGACGCTGCGGTATATGGCCGAAAGCTTCTGGAGGATTTTGATATTGAACACGTGGTTATATCGATGGCAGGAGAAGGAGCGGTATATATTAATAAATCGCAAACCCTCCATGCTTCCGTACCAAAACAAAAAGCCGTGAATTCCGTTGGAGCAGGGGACTCCCTGGTTGCTGGATTTGCTGCCGGAATTACGGAACGTCTGGCTCCGGATCAGGTGCTGAACAAAGCAGTAGCTTCCGGAAGCGCTACCGCGTTTTCGGAAACATTCTGTACGAAAGAAGAAGTAGAAGAGCTAAGTCAGAAAATAACTATTCGTTCGCTGGAGAGCGAAGAAACCAATCAAGCTTAA
- a CDS encoding fructose-specific PTS transporter subunit EIIC: protein MKITDLLKRDTVLLSLSSTDKAGVIDELVNKLDTAGRLNDRQAFKEAIEKRESESSTGIGEGIAIPHAKTGAVDTPAIAFGRSQEGADYESLDGQPAHLFFMIAATEGANEAHLTTLSRLSTLLMDENFRQDLLNAESEDEIMAAVDAKERDKLGSDEEEETEASSAQAAGDSSTPRILAVTGCPTGIAHTYMAADALKDKAKELGVSIKVETNGSGGVKNRLTSEEIANAEAIIVASDTKIEMERFDGKPLLSTKVTDGIRKPEQLINQAVNGEFSRYRGSGRSSSSDDEPASTGGGGGAKAVGNAIYRHLMNGVSNMLPFVIGGGILIALSFFWGINSADPENEQFNGFAQALNAIGGQYAFGLFVAVLAGFIGMSIADRPGFMPAMVGGFMSTQGIPGAENATAGFLGGIIAGFLGGYVALGVKKAMSGLPQVLDGIKTILFYPVINILITGLLMYYVFITPVAFLNTALQDWITGLGTSNLVLLGILLGGMMAIDMGGPFNKAAFTVGVALIGQGIYAPHAAVMAGGMVPPLGIALAVTFFKNRFPKEQRSAGYTNYALGSFFITEGAIPFAASDPLRVIPSIVTGSAVAGGLAMFFNVELLAPHGGFLVFFLNAVQGGGVFLYFLAILIGSLVTMVMLAILKKPLEQSKNEVQDYKDSKEKKEAS, encoded by the coding sequence ATGAAAATTACAGATCTATTAAAAAGAGATACCGTGCTGCTTTCGCTGTCTTCGACAGACAAAGCCGGAGTGATTGATGAACTGGTAAACAAGCTTGACACTGCCGGCCGCTTAAATGACCGACAGGCTTTTAAGGAAGCGATTGAAAAAAGAGAATCAGAGAGCTCAACCGGTATCGGCGAAGGCATCGCCATTCCTCACGCAAAGACAGGCGCTGTAGATACACCGGCCATTGCATTCGGCCGTTCGCAGGAAGGCGCAGATTATGAATCACTGGACGGCCAGCCGGCACATCTGTTTTTCATGATTGCAGCGACAGAAGGAGCGAACGAAGCACATTTAACTACATTGTCCCGTTTATCTACGCTGCTGATGGATGAAAACTTCCGCCAGGATCTCTTGAATGCAGAATCCGAAGACGAGATCATGGCGGCTGTGGACGCAAAAGAACGAGACAAGCTTGGAAGCGATGAGGAAGAAGAGACAGAAGCTTCTTCAGCCCAGGCTGCCGGAGACAGCAGCACACCAAGAATTCTTGCAGTGACCGGCTGCCCGACGGGTATCGCACACACGTATATGGCAGCAGATGCGCTTAAGGATAAGGCAAAGGAGCTTGGTGTTTCCATTAAAGTGGAAACGAACGGCTCCGGTGGGGTTAAAAACCGCCTAACCTCTGAGGAAATTGCAAACGCGGAAGCAATTATCGTAGCCTCTGATACAAAAATTGAAATGGAACGCTTTGACGGCAAACCGCTTTTATCCACGAAGGTAACGGATGGAATCCGTAAACCGGAGCAGCTGATCAATCAGGCTGTGAACGGTGAATTTTCGAGATACCGGGGCTCTGGAAGAAGCTCTTCGTCGGATGACGAACCGGCTTCCACCGGCGGTGGAGGCGGAGCAAAAGCCGTTGGTAATGCTATTTACCGCCACCTGATGAACGGGGTTTCGAACATGCTGCCATTTGTTATCGGCGGCGGAATTCTTATCGCACTTTCTTTCTTCTGGGGGATTAACTCAGCAGATCCGGAAAATGAGCAGTTTAATGGATTTGCCCAGGCCCTGAATGCGATTGGCGGCCAATATGCGTTTGGATTATTTGTAGCAGTGCTTGCCGGCTTTATCGGTATGAGCATCGCAGACCGGCCTGGTTTTATGCCGGCAATGGTTGGCGGCTTCATGTCAACTCAGGGCATTCCGGGGGCTGAGAACGCCACAGCCGGTTTCCTTGGCGGTATTATTGCCGGTTTCCTCGGCGGGTATGTTGCTCTTGGTGTGAAGAAGGCTATGTCTGGACTTCCACAGGTACTTGATGGAATTAAAACGATTCTATTTTATCCAGTAATAAACATTTTGATCACCGGTCTTCTGATGTATTATGTGTTTATTACACCAGTTGCTTTCCTGAATACAGCTCTTCAGGACTGGATCACAGGCCTTGGTACAAGCAACCTGGTACTGCTTGGAATCCTGCTTGGCGGCATGATGGCAATCGATATGGGCGGACCGTTCAATAAAGCGGCCTTCACTGTCGGTGTAGCCTTAATCGGACAGGGTATTTATGCCCCGCACGCAGCTGTAATGGCTGGTGGAATGGTGCCTCCGCTTGGTATTGCGCTTGCGGTCACGTTCTTTAAGAACCGTTTTCCGAAAGAGCAGCGTTCGGCTGGGTATACAAACTATGCACTCGGGTCATTTTTCATTACAGAGGGTGCTATTCCATTTGCGGCATCGGATCCTCTCCGGGTGATTCCTTCCATCGTTACTGGCTCTGCAGTAGCAGGCGGTCTGGCCATGTTCTTTAACGTGGAACTGCTTGCCCCGCACGGAGGATTTCTCGTATTCTTCCTGAATGCTGTCCAGGGCGGAGGGGTTTTCCTATACTTCCTCGCGATTCTTATTGGATCACTCGTGACCATGGTTATGCTGGCGATTTTGAAGAAACCGCTGGAGCAGTCGAAAAACGAAGTACAGGATTACAAGGACTCCAAAGAGAAAAAAGAAGCATCGTAA
- a CDS encoding ISL3 family transposase → MHMYSNITIPGLQGVRVLHTDEREGMVHLQVAVPRKRSRCPACGTWTRRVHDYRWQRVQHTAWFERPTVLHYRRRRYACPCGKRFAEANPLVDRYQRHSREWNQALGLRLVTGKNFTDTARQFSTSVTTALRRFDELASRTLPHVEQLPRVIAVDEYKGDTSAGKYQLLVADGATGRPVDILPDRKKETLKQYLQQKGGQVEVVVMDMSAPFHQAARRALNRPIIVADRFHVHRHVYWALERVRRRVQHTLSSYHRKRCKRLKHVFTKKAEDLTAQQVKIRDYYLAESEELRTAYELKEAFRAWFERSKRRMTTGQAGAIRDDLYAFYRQVEASGCPDMAQAAATVRRWQTEILNSFTFDYHNGTVEGLNNQTKVIKRNAFGFQRYDRLRAKVLLHHQYKWSLAG, encoded by the coding sequence GTGCATATGTATAGTAACATAACGATCCCCGGCCTCCAAGGGGTAAGGGTCCTCCACACCGACGAACGGGAAGGAATGGTGCACCTTCAGGTGGCGGTGCCCCGGAAACGGTCCCGGTGCCCAGCCTGTGGCACGTGGACCCGGCGGGTCCACGATTACCGGTGGCAGCGGGTGCAGCATACGGCCTGGTTTGAACGGCCAACCGTGCTTCATTATCGTCGGCGGCGGTACGCCTGCCCCTGCGGGAAGCGATTTGCTGAAGCTAATCCACTGGTCGATCGGTATCAGCGGCACAGCCGGGAATGGAATCAGGCCCTCGGCCTCCGGCTGGTCACCGGCAAGAATTTCACCGATACAGCCCGCCAGTTTTCCACGTCAGTCACGACGGCGCTGCGCCGGTTTGACGAGTTGGCTTCCCGGACGCTCCCGCACGTGGAGCAGCTGCCACGGGTGATTGCCGTCGACGAGTACAAAGGCGACACGAGCGCCGGCAAGTATCAGCTGTTGGTGGCGGACGGGGCTACCGGACGTCCGGTCGACATTTTGCCGGACCGGAAGAAAGAGACACTGAAGCAGTACCTGCAGCAGAAAGGCGGCCAGGTGGAGGTGGTCGTGATGGATATGAGTGCGCCCTTTCACCAGGCGGCCCGGCGGGCCCTGAACCGTCCGATCATCGTGGCGGACCGGTTTCACGTGCACCGGCACGTGTACTGGGCTCTCGAACGGGTCCGGCGCCGCGTGCAGCACACCCTGTCGTCCTACCACCGCAAGCGGTGCAAACGGCTGAAGCACGTGTTTACCAAAAAAGCCGAAGACCTCACCGCCCAACAGGTGAAGATCCGGGACTATTACCTGGCCGAGTCGGAAGAGCTCCGGACGGCATATGAACTCAAAGAAGCCTTTCGGGCCTGGTTTGAGCGGAGCAAGCGCCGGATGACAACCGGCCAGGCCGGCGCGATCCGGGATGATCTGTACGCCTTCTACCGGCAGGTGGAAGCGAGCGGGTGCCCGGACATGGCCCAGGCTGCCGCCACCGTCCGGCGCTGGCAGACCGAAATCCTGAACAGTTTTACGTTCGATTATCACAATGGCACCGTGGAAGGACTGAACAACCAGACCAAGGTGATCAAACGGAACGCCTTCGGGTTCCAGCGGTACGACCGCCTGCGGGCCAAAGTGTTATTGCATCATCAATATAAATGGTCGCTCGCCGGATAA
- a CDS encoding PepSY domain-containing protein, translating to MNTKNILIGVGLGVALGILVKQFTKKDEISPEKALKTVKENVQDHLPVNGSWIHMTPETYKKDDLEYKVYRGGLSSTNQGETRQLDFIVDAETGTILELSS from the coding sequence ATGAATACAAAGAATATTCTTATTGGAGTAGGTCTTGGTGTTGCTTTGGGGATTTTGGTTAAGCAGTTCACTAAGAAAGATGAAATTTCCCCGGAAAAGGCGCTGAAGACAGTAAAGGAAAACGTACAGGATCACCTTCCAGTCAACGGCTCCTGGATCCATATGACGCCGGAAACGTATAAAAAAGACGATCTGGAGTACAAAGTTTACCGCGGCGGCCTTTCAAGCACCAATCAGGGAGAGACCCGTCAATTAGACTTTATTGTTGATGCTGAAACTGGTACTATTTTAGAATTGAGCTCTTAA
- a CDS encoding M42 family metallopeptidase yields MKQQTLDMFKYLTETPAVPGFEHQIRTYMKKELEPVSDEIVQDRLGSLFGVKRSGQEGPKVMVAGHMDEVGFMVKSIDENGMIRFQTLGGWWSQVLLAQRVQVYTEEGSVPGVIGSTPPHLLEPAQREKPMPLNQMFIDIGADSREHAEQLGVRPGMPVSPVCPFTPMADEKKIMAKAWDNRYGVGLALELMKEVYDENLPNTLYAGATVQEEVGLRGGQTAAQMIQPDIFYALDASPANDSTGGKDAFGQLGKGALLRIFDQTMITHRGMRDFVLDTAESNSIPYQYFISQGGTDAGRVHMANEGIPSAVIGVCSRYIHTSASLLHVDDYAAAKELLTKLVRTTDQQALDMIHKGV; encoded by the coding sequence ATGAAGCAGCAAACACTCGATATGTTTAAGTATCTAACAGAGACACCGGCGGTGCCGGGATTTGAACATCAGATCCGTACATATATGAAAAAAGAGCTTGAACCGGTAAGTGATGAGATCGTGCAGGACCGGCTCGGTAGTTTGTTTGGAGTGAAGCGCAGTGGGCAGGAAGGGCCGAAGGTTATGGTAGCCGGCCATATGGATGAAGTTGGTTTTATGGTCAAATCCATTGATGAAAACGGAATGATCCGGTTCCAAACGCTTGGCGGCTGGTGGAGCCAGGTTCTGCTTGCGCAGCGTGTCCAGGTTTATACAGAGGAAGGAAGTGTGCCGGGGGTGATTGGATCCACACCACCGCACCTGCTTGAACCGGCGCAGCGTGAAAAGCCTATGCCGTTAAATCAAATGTTTATCGATATTGGAGCCGACAGTCGTGAGCATGCAGAGCAACTCGGCGTCCGTCCGGGAATGCCGGTGTCTCCGGTGTGCCCATTCACCCCGATGGCGGATGAGAAAAAAATTATGGCGAAGGCCTGGGATAATCGGTACGGAGTCGGGCTCGCACTCGAACTGATGAAGGAAGTTTATGATGAAAACCTTCCGAACACGCTCTATGCAGGTGCTACAGTGCAGGAGGAAGTAGGACTTCGCGGAGGACAGACAGCTGCCCAAATGATTCAGCCGGATATTTTTTATGCGTTGGACGCAAGTCCGGCGAACGATTCCACAGGAGGTAAGGATGCCTTCGGCCAGCTGGGCAAGGGAGCACTGCTGCGCATATTTGATCAGACGATGATTACTCACCGCGGTATGAGGGACTTTGTTCTCGATACAGCAGAAAGTAACAGCATTCCTTACCAGTACTTTATTTCCCAGGGAGGCACGGATGCCGGGCGGGTGCATATGGCCAATGAAGGTATTCCGTCTGCCGTTATCGGTGTCTGCTCCCGCTATATTCACACCTCTGCTTCACTGCTGCACGTGGATGATTACGCTGCAGCAAAAGAGCTGCTGACGAAGCTCGTGCGGACTACAGACCAGCAGGCCCTTGATATGATTCATAAAGGAGTCTGA
- a CDS encoding DUF84 family protein, translated as MKRAMVGSENAVKVAAVRQVLSPDFSVAGVSAVSGVSDQPFSDQETREGAVNRARYAQKNADLGIGLEGGVRPEGKDVYLCSWGALTDGSGVWTAGGARILLPERIAAMLHDGVELKTAVDYYTQLENVHQNDGAIGILTAGQVDRTALFHHIVSLLYGQWIYQTGRRL; from the coding sequence TTGAAAAGGGCTATGGTGGGATCAGAAAATGCTGTAAAGGTGGCGGCTGTCCGCCAGGTGTTGAGCCCGGACTTTTCTGTGGCGGGCGTTTCCGCTGTTTCAGGAGTAAGTGACCAGCCATTTTCTGATCAGGAAACAAGAGAAGGTGCTGTGAACCGGGCAAGGTATGCACAAAAAAACGCTGATCTGGGCATAGGACTTGAAGGCGGCGTGCGGCCCGAAGGAAAGGATGTATATTTGTGCAGCTGGGGGGCACTTACGGATGGAAGTGGTGTATGGACAGCAGGCGGGGCCCGTATACTGCTTCCGGAACGTATTGCTGCTATGCTTCATGATGGAGTGGAATTGAAAACGGCAGTGGACTACTATACGCAGCTGGAAAATGTTCATCAAAATGACGGAGCTATCGGTATTTTAACGGCCGGGCAGGTAGACCGGACTGCCCTATTTCATCACATCGTCTCTCTGCTTTACGGACAGTGGATATATCAAACTGGGCGCCGGCTTTAG
- a CDS encoding PTS sugar transporter subunit IIC codes for MRSFFLKKGVNLSVKTYGITALSYMALGLFASLIIGLIIQTIGQQLGLAFFDNMGTLAISLMGPAIGVAVAYGLQAPPLVVFSAVATGAAGAELGGPAGAFIAALVSVELGKLISKETRLDIIVTPLVTIIAGYGIAQLLGPGIQAFMTGFGDLIVWATERQPLIMGILVAGLMGLALTAPISSAAIAIILDLNGIAAGAATVGCAAQMVGFAASSFRENKFSGLAALGIGTSMLQVPNVVRRPLILIPPTVAGMAVAPFSTMVFMMENNAAGAGMGTSGLVGQIMTFQTMGFSFEVLGAVLLLHVVAPALISLGLSEWMRKRNWIRMGDMKIREE; via the coding sequence ATGCGTTCATTTTTTTTGAAAAAGGGTGTAAACTTAAGTGTAAAGACATATGGAATTACAGCGTTGAGTTATATGGCGCTTGGTTTGTTTGCGTCGTTAATTATCGGTTTAATCATTCAGACAATAGGCCAACAGCTCGGTCTTGCTTTTTTTGACAACATGGGTACGCTTGCGATTTCATTAATGGGGCCGGCGATTGGTGTAGCAGTGGCATATGGACTGCAGGCGCCGCCGCTGGTTGTTTTTTCTGCCGTAGCTACGGGGGCTGCCGGCGCGGAGCTCGGGGGCCCGGCAGGTGCTTTCATCGCAGCTCTCGTTTCAGTGGAGCTGGGTAAGCTGATATCTAAAGAGACACGTCTTGATATTATTGTAACGCCGCTTGTGACGATTATTGCCGGCTATGGAATAGCACAGCTTCTCGGCCCGGGCATTCAGGCATTTATGACAGGTTTTGGAGATTTAATTGTATGGGCCACAGAACGGCAGCCGCTTATTATGGGCATTTTAGTTGCCGGACTTATGGGGCTTGCCCTGACAGCTCCGATCTCAAGTGCCGCTATTGCCATCATCCTTGATCTGAACGGTATTGCCGCCGGGGCAGCGACTGTTGGATGTGCAGCACAGATGGTTGGTTTTGCAGCCAGCAGCTTTCGGGAAAATAAATTTTCGGGCCTGGCCGCTCTGGGTATTGGTACATCTATGCTTCAGGTTCCAAACGTTGTGAGGCGGCCGCTCATTCTGATTCCTCCGACGGTTGCCGGTATGGCCGTTGCCCCTTTTTCCACAATGGTCTTTATGATGGAAAATAATGCGGCAGGCGCCGGTATGGGAACGAGCGGCCTGGTTGGCCAGATTATGACCTTCCAGACGATGGGTTTTTCCTTTGAGGTACTTGGTGCAGTACTGCTTCTTCATGTCGTTGCTCCCGCATTGATCAGTCTCGGTTTGTCAGAGTGGATGCGCAAACGAAATTGGATTAGAATGGGGGATATGAAGATACGGGAGGAGTAA
- a CDS encoding thioredoxin family protein: MENLTTQESFNKAIDNGNTVIMFSAGWCPDCTYIDPAMPEIEQQYDQFSFYKADRDELMDVCIDYGVMGIPSFLAFHNGEEVHRFVSKQRKTPEEVQHFLNESLEKVNAGS; the protein is encoded by the coding sequence ATGGAAAATTTAACTACACAGGAATCCTTCAATAAAGCTATTGATAACGGGAATACAGTGATTATGTTCTCAGCCGGATGGTGCCCGGACTGCACGTATATTGATCCGGCGATGCCGGAAATCGAACAGCAGTATGATCAGTTTAGCTTCTACAAAGCGGACCGTGACGAGCTTATGGATGTATGCATTGATTACGGAGTGATGGGCATACCTAGTTTTCTTGCTTTTCATAACGGAGAAGAGGTGCACCGTTTCGTAAGTAAGCAGCGGAAGACGCCGGAAGAAGTCCAGCATTTCCTGAATGAATCACTGGAAAAAGTCAACGCCGGTTCATAA
- a CDS encoding DUF1444 family protein, which produces MEVRKLQRILRERLKDDNSRTFKYDDEQSSLRVEHKQLKTGVDLDLSKWAAKYEREGEKAVEEVVHYIDTSFRAMERDVSLSGQEQYIYPVIRSTSFPTETKDGKELVWDDHTAETRIFYALDMGEAYSLIEQETLEAEKVETESIRRAARNNVKKLEVPMKKDTVAGNTFYFINTNDGYDASRILNEALLQSIAEDVQGDMAVAVPHNDVFIIADITNDNGYDVLGQMAFRFFNDGRVPITALPFMYENGEFEPIFILARKRPKT; this is translated from the coding sequence ATGGAAGTACGAAAGCTACAGCGCATACTGCGGGAACGACTGAAAGACGACAATTCCCGTACGTTTAAATATGATGATGAACAAAGCTCACTGAGGGTCGAGCACAAGCAGCTGAAAACCGGAGTTGATCTGGATTTAAGCAAATGGGCAGCAAAATATGAACGTGAAGGAGAAAAGGCTGTGGAAGAGGTCGTGCATTATATAGATACCTCGTTTCGAGCCATGGAACGTGATGTTTCACTTTCCGGACAGGAGCAATATATTTATCCGGTAATACGTTCGACTTCTTTTCCAACCGAAACGAAGGACGGGAAGGAGCTCGTATGGGACGACCATACAGCGGAAACAAGAATTTTTTACGCCCTTGATATGGGAGAAGCATATTCCTTGATTGAACAGGAGACGCTCGAAGCCGAAAAGGTAGAAACGGAAAGCATCCGCCGGGCTGCCCGCAATAATGTGAAAAAGCTGGAAGTGCCGATGAAAAAGGATACGGTGGCCGGAAACACGTTTTATTTTATTAATACCAATGACGGCTATGACGCAAGCCGCATATTAAACGAAGCTTTACTGCAGAGTATAGCTGAAGATGTGCAGGGTGATATGGCAGTAGCAGTGCCTCATAACGACGTCTTTATTATTGCAGATATCACAAACGATAACGGATACGATGTGCTTGGACAGATGGCTTTCCGCTTTTTTAACGACGGCCGGGTGCCGATTACGGCTCTTCCGTTTATGTATGAAAACGGAGAATTCGAACCGATCTTTATTTTGGCTAGAAAACGCCCTAAAACCTGA